In Piliocolobus tephrosceles isolate RC106 chromosome 6, ASM277652v3, whole genome shotgun sequence, the following are encoded in one genomic region:
- the BDKRB1 gene encoding B1 bradykinin receptor, which produces MASWPPLELQSSNQSQLFPQNATACDNAPEAWDLLHRMLPTFIISICSFGLLGNLFVLLVFLLPRRRLNVAEIYLANLAASDLVFVLGLPFWAENIWNQFNWPFGALLCRVINGVIKANLFISIFLVVAISQDRYCMLVHPMASRRRQRRRQARVTCVLIWVVGGLLSIPTFLLRSIQAVPDLNITACILLLPHEAWHFARIVELNILAFLLPLAAIVFFNYHILASLRGREEVSRTRCGGRKDSKTTALILTLVVAFLVCWAPYHFFAFLEFLFQVQVVRGCFWEDFIDLGLQLANFFAFTNSSLNPVIYVFVGRLFRTKVWELYKQCTPKSLAPISSSHRKEIFQLFWRN; this is translated from the coding sequence ATGGCATCCTGGCCCCCTCTAGAGCTGCAGTCCTCCAACCAGAGCCAGCTGTTCCCTCAAAATGCTACAGCCTGTGACAATGCTCCGGAAGCCTGGGACCTGCTGCACAGAATGCTGCCGACATTTATCATCTCCATCTGTTCCTTCGGCCTCCTAGGGAACCTTTTCGTCCTGTTGGTCTTCCTCCTGCCCAGGCGACGACTGAACGTGGCAGAAATCTACCTGGCCAACCTGGCGGCCTCTGATCTGGTGTTTGTCTTGGGTTTGCCTTTCTGGGCAGAGAACATTTGGAACCAGTTTAACTGGCCTTTCGGAGCCCTCCTCTGCCGTGTCATCAACGGGGTCATCAAGGCCAATTTGTTCATCAGCATCTTCCTGGTGGTGGCCATCAGCCAGGACCGCTACTGCATGCTGGTGCACCCTATGGCCAGCCGGAGGCGGCAGCGGCGGAGGCAGGCCCGGGTCACCTGTGTGCTCATCTGGGTTGTGGGGGGCCTCTTGAGCATCCCCACATTCCTGCTGCGATCCATCCAAGCCGTCCCAGATCTGAACATCACCGCCTGCATCCTGCTCCTCCCCCATGAGGCCTGGCACTTTGCAAGGATTGTGGAGTTAAATATTCTGGCTTTCCTCCTACCACTGGCTGCGATCGTCTTCTTCAACTACCATATCTTGGCCTCCCTGCGAGGGCGGGAGGAGGTCAGCAGGACAAGGTGCGGGGGCCGCAAGGATAGCAAGACCACAGCACTGATCCTCACGCTTGTGGTGGCCTTCCTGGTCTGCTGGGCCCCTTACCACTTCTTTGCCTTCCTGGAATTCTTATTCCAGGTGCAAGTAGTCCGAGGCTGCTTTTGGGAGGACTTCATTGACCTGGGCCTGCAATTGGCCAACTTCTTTGCCTTCACCAACAGCTCCCTGAATCCAGTCATTTATGTCTTTGTGGGCCGGCTCTTCAGGACTAAGGTCTGGGAACTTTATAAACAATGCACCCCTAAAAGTCTTGCTCCAATATCTTCATCCCACAGGAAAGAAATCTTCCAACTTTTCTGGCGGAATTAA
- the BDKRB2 gene encoding B2 bradykinin receptor: MFSPWKTPMFLSVREDSMPTTASFSANMLNVTLQLPTLNGTFAQSKCPQIEWLGWLNTIQAPFLWVLFVLATLENIFVLSVFCLHKSSCTVAEIYLGNLAAADLILACGLPFWAITISNNFDWLFGETLCRVVNAIISMNLYSSICFLMLVSIDRYLALVKTMSMGRMRGVRWAKLYSLVIWACTLLLSSPMLVFRTMKEYSDEGHNVTACVISYPSLVWEVFTNTLLNVVGFLLPLSVITFCTIQIMQVLRNNEMQKFKEIQTERRATVLVLVVLLLFVICWLPFQVSTFLDTLHRLGILPSCQDEHIIDVITQIASFMAYSNSCLNPLVYVIVGKRFRKKSWEVYQGVCQKGGCRSEPIQMENSMGTLRTSISVERQIHKLQDWSGSRQ; this comes from the exons ATGTTCTCTCCCTGGAAGACACCAATGTTTCTGTCTGTTCGTGAGGACTCCATGCCCACCACGGCCTCTTTCAG CGCCAATATGCTCAATGTCACCTTGCAATTGCCAACTCTTAACGGGACCTTTGCCCAGAGCAAATGCCCCCAAATAGAGTGGCTGGGCTGGCTCAACACCATCCAGGCCCCCTTCCTCTGGGTGCTGTTCGTGCTGGCCACCCTAGAGAACATCTTTGTCCTCAGCGTCTTCTGCCTGCACAAGAGCAGCTGCACGGTGGCAGAGATCTACCTGGGGAACCTGGCCGCAGCAGACCTGATCCTGGCCTGCGGGTTGCCCTTCTGGGCCATCACCATCTCCAACAACTTCGACTGGCTCTTTGGGGAGACGCTCTGCCGCGTGGTGAATGCCATTATCTCCATGAACCTGTACAGCAGCATCTGTTTCCTGATGCTGGTGAGCATCGACCGCTACCTGGCCCTGGTGAAAACCATGTCCATGGGCCGGATGCGCGGCGTGCGCTGGGCCAAGCTCTACAGCTTGGTGATCTGGGCGTGCACGCTGCTCCTGAGCTCACCCATGCTGGTGTTCCGGACCATGAAGGAGTACAGCGACGAGGGCCACAATGTCACTGCTTGCGTCATCAGCTACCCATCCCTTGTCTGGGAAGTGTTTACCAACACGCTCCTGAATGTTGTGGGCTTCCTGTTGCCCCTGAGCGTCATCACCTTCTGCACGATACAGATCATGCAGGTGCTGCGGAACAACGAGATGCAGAAGTTCAAGGAGATCCAGACAGAGAGGAGGGCCACAGTGCTGGTCCTGGTTGTGCTGCTGCTATTCGTCATCTGCTGGCTGCCCTTCCAGGTCAGCACCTTCCTGGACACGCTGCATCGCCTCGGCATCCTCCCCAGCTGCCAGGACGAGCACATCATCGATGTAATCACGCAGATCGCCTCCTTCATGGCCTACAGCAACAGCTGCCTCAACCCACTGGTGTATGTGATTGTGGGCAAGCGCTTCCGAAAGAAGTCTTGGGAGGTGTACCAGGGAGTGTGCCAGAAAGGGGGCTGTAGGTCAGAACCCATTCAGATGGAGAACTCCATGGGCACACTGCGGACCTCCATCTCGGTGGAACGCCAGATTCACAAACTGCAGGACTGGTCAGGGAGCAGACAGTGA